Genomic segment of Pasteurella multocida subsp. multocida OH4807:
CTTCAACAAACGGGCAATGGCATTACGATAAGAAATTTCTAGGCTTTCTCGACTGGTTGCGATTACACCTTGATCGATTAAAAAGCCATCATTGACGTCATAAACCCAGCCATGTAAAGAAAGTTTTTTCCCATTTTTCCAAGCGGATTTAATAATCGACGAGCTACCTAAGTTATACACCTGTTCTGCGACATTAATGCGTGTCAACATATCCGCGCGCTTTTCTGGTGATAAATTGCCAAGTAAATGACTGTGTTTGTACCAAATATCTCGAATATGAAGTAACCAGTTATTGATTAGCCCAAGATCTTGATCTGCCATGGCGGCTTTAATCCCGCCACAATTGGTATGACCACAAATAATAATGTGTTCAATGTTTAATACATCTACAGCATATTGCACAACAGATAGACAGTTTAAATCCGTATGGATGACTTGATTGCCCACATTGCGATGTACAAATAATTCCCCTGGACCTAAATTTGTTAATTTTTCTGCAGGAACACGGCTGTCTGAGCAGCCAATCCAAAGATAGCTTGGCGTCTGGTGGTCTGCCAATTCTTGAAAGTAAGAAGAGTTTTCCTCTTTCATACGTAATGCCCAGCTATAGTTATTGGCAAAAAGTTGTTCAATTTTTTTCATTAAGTGTGATCGTCCATACGGCAAAAATAGGGCGTTAGTATAGCGTAGAAACAGATAATGGGTAAAGAAAGGGAAAAAAATTGTTCCTAGTTGATTGTATTTATCTCAACCTGACCAGCTAAAATGTGAACCCGACTCAGTTCGAATCGGGCTTGTGAAGAGATTATGCTTTAAGAGCGGTCAGTTTTTTCGTATTTTGAGCAAGATCAGCGAGTTTTGTTAAGCACATAACGGGTTCATCAAGGTGGCTTTCAATGACTTCAACTACGCTTTCACTGGTGATCATACCAGCAATACCACTGGATAAAATTTCCATCACATGTTGAGGGGGAATCGTCTCCAGATTGAGCATAATTGGGGCAGAATGAGCCGATTGCAGTTGGCGTACCAGATCACGTAATTTCACAATGCTATCTGTTGAGGCACAATGTGGCAGAGCGGGTAGATAAACATAGCCTTCTGAATAGGTTGCGACCTCGTTAAGTGTAGCTTCCGTAGTATGAAGTGGGCACATAAAAACTTGCTGAATCCCATATTTTCGGGCAAAAGGAAGAAATTCTTCACGGTTGAGCAACGGCAAATCCACAATAAAAACGGCATCGATACCGACTTCTGCACAACGTTGATAAAATCCATCAAGCGTTTGGGCATAGACTAAATTGGCACAAAGCATAAGACTAATCGGAATGGCTGGGTAGCGTGCACGTACCTTGGCAATCAACTGAAAACTGGTTTCTGTTCCGCCGTCCGAGGATAAGGCTCGCTGATTAGCCGCTTGAATTGCTGGACTGTCTAACAAGGGATCAGAAAAGGGCAAGCTTAATTGTAACGCGTCTGCACCGTTATCGATCAACGTACAAATCAGATCAAATGAACGTGTTGAATCGGGATCACACAACGTTAATTGTGGCATAAAAGCACACGCTTGTTGGCTTTTTAATTGATGAAATAGGGTATCAAAACGACTCATGCAGACGCTCCTTTTTCAGCTAAGATTTTGTCTACGGTAAAAATGTCTTTATCTCCTCGTCCAGATAAGTTTACGACGAGCAGTTGTGCTTTATTAGGCGCTTGGCGGATCAGTTTTAAGGCATAAGCTAAAGCGTGCGCACTTTCGAGAGCAGGAATGATGCCTTCATGTTGAGCCAATGCTTGAAATGCTTCTAACGCTTCATCATCGGTAACGGATTCATATTCAGCTCGACCGATTGCGTGTAAGTAAGCATGTTGAGGTCCAACAGACGGAAAATCAAGTCCCGCAGAAATCGAATAGGATTCTTGAATTTGTCCTTCTGTGGTTTGCATTAAGGGCGCTTTCATACCAAAATAAATGCCCGTTGTACCATGGCGTAGTGGTGCGCCATGTTTGCCTGTTGAAATGCCTTTCCCAGCGGGCTCAATGCCGATTAAACGAACGTTTGTTTCTGGAATAAAATCGGCAAACATCCCAATCGCATTGGATCCACCACCGACTGCGGCAATGACCATATCAGGTAGGCGACCTTCCTGAGCAAAAAGTTGTTGTTTGGTTTCTTCACCAATAATTTTTTGAAATTCACGTACAATTGTTGGGAAAGGATGAGGTCCCGCCGCGGTACCTAATAAGTAGTGAGTATGGTCATAATTTTCTGCCCAATCACGCATTGCCTCGCAGCAGGCATCTTTAAGTGATGATGCGCCTTTAGTGACTGGCGTCACGGTTGCCCCCATTAAACGCATTCGAAATACATTCGGTGATTGACGTGCTACATCTTTCGCGCCCATGTAAATCTGACAAGGCATATTAAGTAAGGCACAAGCTAATGCCGTGGCAACGCCATGTTGCCCAGCTCCCGTTTCCGCAATAATCCGTGTTTTGCCCATTCGTTTGGCTAATAAAATTTGCCCGAGTACCTGGTTTGTTTTATGGGCACCGCCATGCAATAAATCTTCTCGCTTTAAATAAAGTTTCGTTTTCGTACCTTTAGTCAGATTTCGACAGAGAGTCAAGGCTGTAGGGCGGCCAGCATAATGAGTAAGTAAATCATGAAATTCTTGTTGAAAGCTAGGATCGTGCTGTGCTTCAACAAATGCTTTTTCGAGAGCTTTCAGCGCGGGAACCAGAGTTTCAGGGACATACATTCCCCCAAATTCGCCGAAGTAAGAATCAAGTAACGTTTCAGACATCATTATTCCTTTGAGAGTGAGTGGTGTAAATTATGTGATATCATTTTTTGCACTATTAAACTAGTATAAAGTAATAAAAGCAAGTGTTTTTTGAAAAATAACAAAGAGAAAGAGGAAAGAAGAAATAACAGAAAAGGGCAAGAGTGTTCCATGCGATATAAATGGATAGGGAAGAAAAGTGGAGATTCAAGCACAACAGAACATTGTGCTTGAACCTAGTTGGCAGGGTTATTGCGTGTTGCGTGCAACATGGAGTGGGGCACTGCTTTGTGCGGTTGGCATGACTTCAATCCGATTGATATTGACATGTTCAGGTTGTTGGTTTGCCCATAGCACAATATTGGCAATATCTTCAGGTGTAATGAATTTGACATTCTCATATAATTTTGCAGCACGTTCATCATCACCTTTAAAACGAACATTCGAAAACTCGGTGCCGCCACACAGCCCTGGTTCAATGTTGGTTACGCGGATAGCAGTCCCCGCTAAATCAGCACGTAGATTTAAACTGAATTGTTTAACAAACGCTTTTGTCGAGCCATATACATTGCCACCAGGATAAGGATAAGTGCCGGCAATTGATCCTAAATTAATAATGTGTCCCGTATTGCGAGAAACCATCTGTGGCAAGATTAAGCGCGTGATCGTGACTAAACCAACTGTATTGGTATTGATCATTTGTAGCCAGTCGTCTAACTCGGCTTTATCTGCACGTTCTAAACCAAGGGCTAGCCCCGCATTATTGACTAAGAGATCAATAGATTGCCAAGCCTCTGGTAAGCCTTGTATTGCTTGTTCAGTCGCCTGACGATCACTCAGATCAAAGACAAGCGGAAGGAAATCATTGCCTAGCTCATGTTGTAATGCGTGTAAACGTTCTGCTCGTCGTCCTGCCCCGATGACTCGGTAATTGTGTTTGACTAAAATACGGCAGATCGCGCGTCCAAAACCTGCCGTCGCTCCAGTAACGAATGCAATTTTTTTCATGTTTTACCTCTCATGGACAAATTGTAGAATGATAATTCGATGTGCTATAAAAAGGATGAAGCATATTTGCTCGCTTCCTTATCCTGTATAGCGTATAGGAGGAATACGATTTCATCGCCTCCATCTTGCGTTAATTTTCTGATAACTTCAAAGCTTTTTTCTCTTTTATTGAATAAATCTTGTGAAGAGCCTACTTACGTAAAAGCGTTAAGAAGGTGTAACCTATCACATGCTGCATCTTTACTTATGTAATGAAAATGTTATAACGTTATGATGTTTTATCGCGAAATAAATTGGTGATAAAAAGTATCTTACCAAGCAGAGTGCGGAGCGACCCATGTCACTTTTTATTTTATCTCCTCTGATTTATTTACTTATTGGCATGTTTGTGGCGCGTTTTCCTTTTAACATCAAAGGGAAGATTTCTGCTTTTTTGACGAAATTTGTGATTCCGTCCGTCATTGTTTACAACATTGCCACGTCTAAACATGACTTATTAGTCATCATGCTGGGGATGATGACCATCTTATTCATCATGTTTTTCCTCAGTCGTGTTTTGGGTGATAACCCTGTCAAACGCTTATGCTTTTTTTATTTGAATATTGCTTGGTTAGGTTTGC
This window contains:
- the trpA gene encoding tryptophan synthase subunit alpha (COG0159 Tryptophan synthase alpha chain), producing MSRFDTLFHQLKSQQACAFMPQLTLCDPDSTRSFDLICTLIDNGADALQLSLPFSDPLLDSPAIQAANQRALSSDGGTETSFQLIAKVRARYPAIPISLMLCANLVYAQTLDGFYQRCAEVGIDAVFIVDLPLLNREEFLPFARKYGIQQVFMCPLHTTEATLNEVATYSEGYVYLPALPHCASTDSIVKLRDLVRQLQSAHSAPIMLNLETIPPQHVMEILSSGIAGMITSESVVEVIESHLDEPVMCLTKLADLAQNTKKLTALKA
- a CDS encoding tryptophan synthase subunit beta (COG0133 Tryptophan synthase beta chain), with translation MSETLLDSYFGEFGGMYVPETLVPALKALEKAFVEAQHDPSFQQEFHDLLTHYAGRPTALTLCRNLTKGTKTKLYLKREDLLHGGAHKTNQVLGQILLAKRMGKTRIIAETGAGQHGVATALACALLNMPCQIYMGAKDVARQSPNVFRMRLMGATVTPVTKGASSLKDACCEAMRDWAENYDHTHYLLGTAAGPHPFPTIVREFQKIIGEETKQQLFAQEGRLPDMVIAAVGGGSNAIGMFADFIPETNVRLIGIEPAGKGISTGKHGAPLRHGTTGIYFGMKAPLMQTTEGQIQESYSISAGLDFPSVGPQHAYLHAIGRAEYESVTDDEALEAFQALAQHEGIIPALESAHALAYALKLIRQAPNKAQLLVVNLSGRGDKDIFTVDKILAEKGASA
- a CDS encoding carbonic anhydrase (COG0288 Carbonic anhydrase); protein product: MKKIEQLFANNYSWALRMKEENSSYFQELADHQTPSYLWIGCSDSRVPAEKLTNLGPGELFVHRNVGNQVIHTDLNCLSVVQYAVDVLNIEHIIICGHTNCGGIKAAMADQDLGLINNWLLHIRDIWYKHSHLLGNLSPEKRADMLTRINVAEQVYNLGSSSIIKSAWKNGKKLSLHGWVYDVNDGFLIDQGVIATSRESLEISYRNAIARLLKLSEDEIVKTEQDAE
- a CDS encoding NADP-dependent dehydrogenase (COG4221 Short-chain alcohol dehydrogenase of unknown specificity): MKKIAFVTGATAGFGRAICRILVKHNYRVIGAGRRAERLHALQHELGNDFLPLVFDLSDRQATEQAIQGLPEAWQSIDLLVNNAGLALGLERADKAELDDWLQMINTNTVGLVTITRLILPQMVSRNTGHIINLGSIAGTYPYPGGNVYGSTKAFVKQFSLNLRADLAGTAIRVTNIEPGLCGGTEFSNVRFKGDDERAAKLYENVKFITPEDIANIVLWANQQPEHVNINRIEVMPTAQSSAPLHVARNTQ